A window from Vibrio cortegadensis encodes these proteins:
- the ftsW gene encoding cell division protein FtsW, with protein MTPTPDALFDRQLVWIALGLMLTGLVMVTSASFPISSRLTDQPFHFMFRHAVFLGLALITSSVILQIPLKRWMQYSSYLLALSFFLLVVVLVAGKSVNGASRWIPLGLFNLQPAEVAKLSLFIFMAGYLVRKQAEVRETFFGGFMKPILVFGLLAALLLGQPDLGTVVVMLVTLFGMLFIAGAKLTQFIGLVVVGIIAVIGLIALEPYRIRRVTSFLDPWEDPFGSGYQLTQSLMAFGRGEWFGQGLGNSIQKLEYLPEAHTDFVFAVLAEELGFIGVTLVLILIFSLVLKAVFIGKRAFESKQQFGGYLAFGIGIWFAFQTLVNVGAAAGIVPTKGLTLPLISYGGSSLIVMSTAVSILLRIDHECRVQKKSTPLADSAEQDFSRTENDEKK; from the coding sequence ATGACGCCAACCCCCGATGCGCTGTTTGATCGTCAATTGGTTTGGATTGCTCTTGGTCTAATGCTTACGGGGTTAGTGATGGTGACATCGGCTTCATTCCCTATTAGCTCACGACTGACGGATCAACCCTTTCACTTCATGTTTCGTCATGCTGTTTTCCTCGGTTTAGCGCTCATAACATCAAGTGTGATACTGCAGATTCCATTGAAACGTTGGATGCAGTACAGCTCCTATTTGTTAGCACTCTCGTTCTTTTTACTGGTCGTGGTATTAGTGGCGGGAAAATCCGTGAACGGAGCCTCACGCTGGATCCCTCTCGGTCTGTTCAATTTACAGCCTGCAGAGGTCGCGAAACTCTCGCTGTTTATTTTTATGGCGGGATATTTGGTTCGTAAACAGGCAGAAGTAAGGGAAACCTTTTTTGGCGGATTTATGAAGCCGATTCTTGTTTTCGGATTATTAGCCGCGCTTCTACTTGGGCAGCCAGACTTGGGTACCGTAGTCGTTATGCTGGTCACCCTATTTGGAATGCTGTTCATTGCCGGCGCTAAGCTCACTCAATTTATTGGACTCGTGGTGGTAGGGATCATCGCGGTCATTGGACTGATAGCCTTAGAGCCTTATCGAATTCGACGAGTGACATCATTTTTGGACCCGTGGGAAGACCCATTTGGTAGCGGTTATCAGTTGACTCAGTCATTGATGGCTTTTGGTCGAGGAGAGTGGTTTGGTCAAGGGTTAGGTAATTCCATCCAAAAATTGGAGTACTTACCAGAGGCTCATACCGACTTTGTATTTGCCGTGTTGGCGGAAGAGTTAGGCTTTATTGGCGTAACTTTAGTGTTGATCCTTATCTTTAGCCTGGTGTTAAAAGCGGTCTTTATTGGTAAGCGAGCGTTCGAAAGCAAACAACAATTTGGTGGCTATCTCGCATTTGGTATTGGGATCTGGTTTGCCTTCCAAACATTAGTTAATGTAGGGGCCGCAGCGGGTATTGTTCCGACCAAAGGCTTAACCTTGCCACTGATCAGTTATGGTGGGTCGAGCTTGATTGTTATGTCGACGGCGGTATCCATACTCTTGAGAATAGATCACGAATGTAGGGTGCAGAAAAAAAGCACGCCTTTAGCAGATTCAGCAGAACAAGACTTTAGCAGAACAGAAAACGATGAAAAAAAATAA
- the mraY gene encoding phospho-N-acetylmuramoyl-pentapeptide-transferase codes for MIIWLAELLQPYFSFFRLFEYLSFRAIVSVITALSLSLWMGPRLIKRLQMMQIGQVVRHDGPESHFSKRGTPTMGGVMILAAIVITVLLWADLSNPYVWAVLAVLLGYGAVGFVDDYRKVVRKNTDGLVARWKYFWQSAIALVVAFALYAHGHDTAATQLVVPFFKDVMPQLGLLYIVLTYFVIVGTSNAVNLTDGLDGLAIMPTVLVAAGFAFIAWATGNVNFAEYLHIPYIPYTSELVIVCTAMVGAGLGFLWFNTYPAQVFMGDVGSLALGGALGTIAVLVRQELVLVIMGGVFVMETLSVILQVGSYKLRGQRIFRMAPIHHHYELKGWPEPRVIVRFWIISMVLVLIGLATLKVR; via the coding sequence ATGATCATTTGGCTTGCTGAGTTACTACAGCCATATTTTTCATTTTTTCGCTTGTTTGAATATCTCTCATTTCGAGCGATTGTCAGTGTTATCACCGCCCTTAGTTTATCTTTGTGGATGGGGCCAAGACTGATCAAACGTCTACAAATGATGCAAATTGGTCAAGTGGTTCGTCACGATGGTCCAGAATCTCATTTTAGTAAACGCGGAACCCCAACAATGGGGGGCGTGATGATCTTAGCTGCGATTGTGATTACGGTTCTTCTTTGGGCTGATCTTTCTAACCCATATGTGTGGGCCGTCTTGGCGGTGTTACTGGGTTATGGCGCCGTTGGGTTTGTCGATGATTACCGTAAAGTCGTACGCAAAAATACCGATGGCTTAGTGGCTCGTTGGAAGTATTTTTGGCAGTCAGCGATAGCACTCGTCGTGGCGTTTGCGCTTTATGCTCACGGTCACGATACGGCAGCGACACAATTGGTTGTCCCATTCTTTAAAGATGTGATGCCGCAACTTGGCCTGCTGTATATCGTACTGACTTACTTTGTGATTGTCGGAACCAGTAATGCGGTGAACCTGACTGATGGGCTAGATGGCCTAGCGATCATGCCTACGGTTTTAGTTGCAGCGGGTTTTGCCTTTATTGCGTGGGCGACAGGCAATGTTAACTTCGCCGAGTATCTGCATATCCCATATATTCCATATACATCAGAGCTTGTTATCGTATGTACGGCAATGGTTGGCGCTGGTTTAGGCTTCTTATGGTTTAACACTTATCCAGCTCAAGTATTCATGGGTGATGTGGGCTCGCTTGCTTTGGGTGGTGCGTTAGGCACAATTGCGGTATTGGTTCGCCAAGAGTTAGTTCTCGTGATCATGGGCGGCGTCTTTGTAATGGAAACGCTGTCGGTGATCCTTCAAGTCGGTTCTTATAAATTGCGTGGTCAGCGTATTTTCCGCATGGCTCCAATTCACCATCATTACGAGCTTAAAGGTTGGCCAGAGCCACGCGTTATTGTGCGTTTCTGGATCATTTCAATGGTGCTGGTGCTTATTGGTTTAGCGACATTAAAAGTACGTTAA
- the murD gene encoding UDP-N-acetylmuramoyl-L-alanine--D-glutamate ligase, whose protein sequence is MAHWQGIHNVVVVGLGITGLSVVQHLKKTQPQLSLRVIDTRMSPPSKEQLPQDVELHSGSWNTAWLAEADLVVANPGIALATPEIQSVLQQGIPVIGDIELFAWAVKKPVIAITGSNGKSTVTDLTGVMASASGLNVGVGGNIGVPALDLLNQDADLYVLELSSFQLETTSSLKLTAAAFLNLSEDHMDRYDGMGSYRQAKLRIFNNAETAIINREDVQTTADHFTGNIKSFGFDDQDFGLMVKDGKEYLADNGQALLAVDELTLVGRHNVANALVALALLKQVGIDLFSTLPALKEYNGLTHRCQVVANHRGIKWVNDSKATNVASTLAALSGLDCQGTLYLLVGGVGKGADFSELSPVLKTLPIQLCCFGEDADEFMPLHTSAKKYDSMHDIIRSIEDLLVEGDMVMLSPACASFDQFKNFMARGDAFTALAQQYA, encoded by the coding sequence ATGGCTCATTGGCAAGGTATTCATAATGTGGTGGTTGTAGGGCTCGGGATTACAGGGCTTTCAGTGGTTCAACATCTGAAGAAAACGCAGCCGCAATTGTCACTTCGAGTGATTGACACTCGTATGAGTCCGCCAAGTAAAGAGCAACTCCCTCAAGACGTTGAACTTCACTCTGGCAGTTGGAATACCGCTTGGTTAGCAGAAGCCGACCTCGTTGTTGCAAACCCAGGTATTGCACTCGCAACACCAGAAATTCAATCTGTATTACAGCAAGGTATACCTGTTATTGGTGATATTGAGCTGTTTGCATGGGCGGTGAAAAAGCCGGTTATTGCGATCACAGGCTCAAATGGTAAAAGCACAGTAACGGATTTGACGGGTGTTATGGCAAGTGCTTCAGGCCTAAACGTGGGTGTTGGCGGGAATATTGGTGTGCCTGCTCTAGACTTGTTAAATCAAGATGCCGACTTGTATGTCTTAGAGTTATCGAGCTTTCAATTAGAGACAACCAGTAGTCTAAAACTTACCGCGGCAGCCTTCCTCAATTTATCTGAAGATCATATGGATCGCTATGATGGCATGGGGTCGTATCGTCAAGCCAAATTGCGCATTTTCAATAACGCTGAAACCGCGATTATTAATCGTGAAGACGTTCAAACCACCGCCGATCATTTTACTGGGAACATCAAATCATTTGGTTTTGATGATCAAGATTTCGGCTTGATGGTTAAAGATGGAAAAGAGTATTTGGCAGACAACGGACAAGCACTGCTTGCGGTTGATGAGCTTACTCTTGTTGGGCGACATAATGTTGCCAATGCTTTGGTGGCTTTAGCCTTATTGAAACAGGTTGGCATCGACTTATTCAGCACGTTACCAGCATTGAAGGAATACAACGGTCTCACTCATCGTTGCCAAGTGGTGGCCAATCATCGTGGAATTAAGTGGGTCAACGACTCTAAAGCGACCAATGTTGCGAGTACATTAGCTGCGCTTTCTGGTTTGGATTGCCAAGGGACGCTGTATTTGTTGGTGGGCGGTGTGGGTAAAGGCGCTGATTTCTCTGAGTTGTCTCCAGTGTTGAAAACATTACCGATTCAATTATGTTGTTTTGGTGAAGATGCCGATGAGTTTATGCCCCTTCACACATCCGCAAAAAAATATGATTCAATGCACGATATCATTAGATCGATTGAAGATCTGTTGGTTGAAGGCGACATGGTGATGTTATCGCCTGCTTGTGCTAGCTTCGATCAGTTTAAAAACTTCATGGCGAGAGGTGATGCCTTCACTGCTCTTGCTCAACAATACGCTTAA